Proteins from one Coffea arabica cultivar ET-39 chromosome 8c, Coffea Arabica ET-39 HiFi, whole genome shotgun sequence genomic window:
- the LOC113706506 gene encoding calcineurin-binding protein 1-like isoform X3: MFSIAAINDTDSKKQWEPLAPTKEAQEFHLSQIYHEGLAKLQAKDYKKARELLESVLKDPMVSSAQVDNNVSDGHLLQLRFVELVAIVVRFLVLKNLATVFLQQGPTFYENALQCYLQAVEIDNKDSVVWNQLGTLSCSMGLLSISRWAFEQGLFCSPNNWNCMEKLLEVLIAIGDEVACLSVAELILRHWPSHSRALHVKTTIEGSEPIPFAPRGIDRLEPKHIRLKFPEKRKAENDDLIDGAPSKKLKQTIEVQLSEPSWTALAGELLQLLNSFVSASPDQERGQYKSGDVSLSIRLPHTSGSGMETLESKGSMLTTSSEDMPFANCNFEKNSHTKEKEANVSEEQPQERRSSRIERLRSRKPGKEDSDFGTTRDLAKVIVQFLRPFIAGGGGSDDYTTDASTSSDCAEIVTRSQDSESTDVIRFVEKTSENYGAYHLTRQWGKERTPECSLFLAELYYDFGLRSPDSSTSEYMSEASYHICKVIECVALECPLQSLAVASHDNLSSRKSLSDPCKIAVDNSHPLSNDFPFWVRFFWLSGRLSMVDGNKAKAQAEFSTSLSLLVNKENKNESTSSICLPHCKVIHKLTVDRILSEINLLEVDFLMKKTVHEMIGKNMYSECVDMLVPLLFSAKDVHLDVGNVSGLDEGFTNVELSAIDALIKACEQAMSMDIEVYLKCHRRKLQILISAAGLGDYPPSIKSHGLNVFSSSETEAKDSACIYWNHVVAEEVKAISGCTSRIKSMIPCDHLNGVIGPMKVIKDIQSILLVLMCNVANKYLCKKSSGLGISDENLQGQICYFVDAAIAFCKLQHLSPTVPIKTQTELIVAVHDMLAEFELCCAHGNDDEEGGTFLKFAIKHLLALDMKLKSNCQNQSKAENQVQSSGQISPVFQIDGSVNEAKIIEQATDVDHTDEISTPEKDATEGNYSESFCTQERLKKEETGVECDRNVGARPNSVFLERQKEKEDTQSIESGKEMTEDEREELELGIDNALDQCFYCLYGLNLRSDSSYEDDLAIHKNTSRGDYQTKEQCADVFQYILPYAKASSRTGLIKIRRVLRAIRKHFPQPPDHVLVGNAIDKILDDPDLCEDKLSEEAGCDGFLDSVIKTVFSDPGSLKQQQASLVVSSGPYHDVYSNLYYFLALSEEMSATDKWAGFVLTKEGEEFVEQNAKLFKYDLLYNPLRFESWQRLANIYDEEVDLLLNDGSKQINVLGWRKNPTLPQRVEKSRRRSRRCLLMTLALAKTAIQQGEIHELLALVYYDGVQNVVPFYDQRSMIPSKDAVWMMFCQNSMRHFKKAFEHKEDWSHAFYLGKICEKLGCSHDTSLSYYAKAIALNPSAVDPFYRMHASRLKLLCTCGKQDQEAMKVVAAYSFMESTKQTIMSTLDIVGGEILEPSMHSEKRNLDDNCAGNMVEVAKLEEVWHMLYNDCLSALEICVEGELKHFHKARYMLAQGLYRRGGSGDLDKAREEISFCFKSSRSSFTINMWEIDSMVKKGRRKTPSVSVNRKPLEVNLAESSRKFITCIRKYILFYLKLLEETGDVSTLDRAHVSLRSDKRFSPCLEDIVPVAIGRYIKTLILSIQQSLSCSDPTRGAIEHLLEKLFSLFLDQVNLWSDICNLPEIKTPELTESYLYGYLYQYIQCLERSVKVEALEGINEKIRKRLKNPKLSNSNCAKVYKIVSVAWCRSLVISMALITPLHSRIPSEIHVPGSLGSGLENIQLLCVDLQSDELWSSSSDDLEHLKCLETKWNPSLSKIKNVIVKRVSDEDLETAAILLRSSYNFYKDTSCALLPSGINLYTVPSQLATETYVQPGIDGVDILDMNTSRKLLLWAYTLLHGYCPNLSVVIKYCEENVKVKMKKGTGTPLTPSNTNVPSGSASNTGGGKDGTGKSNEVDTSSISSATAASLPEIDTTTKMASSPLPEKLEPSNVASASLQGTEACNLASVSPTETKIICSVSSTSMPDSGSTNLPNVVSSNENQGFLSATSDLLDCNVVPTEMSRVDIEGASDLTSEQ, translated from the exons ATG TTTTCAATTGCAGCAATTAACGATACAGACTCGAAAAAGCAGTGGGAACCTCTTGCTCCCACTAAAGAAGCCCAG GAATTTCATCTATCACAAATTTATCATGAAGGGCTTGCAAAATTGCAAGCTAAAGACTACAAAAAGGCTCGTGAACTTTTGGAGTCTGTTCTAAAAGATCCTATGGTATCAAGTGCTCAG GTGGACAATAATGTTAGTGATGGTCATCTTTTACAGCTCAG GTTTGTGGAACTTGTCGCCATTGTTGTGAG atttttGGTGCTGAAGAACCTTGCTACCGTTTTTCTTCAACAAGGTCCTACTTTTTATGAGAATGCTCTACAGTGCTATCTTCAAGCTGTGGAGATTGATAACAAAGATTCAGTTGTCTGGAACCAGCTAGGAACACTATCCTGCTCAATGGGACTTCTAAGTATTTCGCGTTGGGCATTTGAACAAGGACTATTTTGCAGTCCCAACAATT GGAATTGCATGGAAAAACTTTTAGAAGTTCTCATTGCTATTGGGGATGAGGTTGCCTGTCTTTCTGTGGCTGAATTAATACTGAGGCATTGGCCATCTCATTCACGTGCTTTGCATGTCAAAACTACAATTGAAGGGTCTGAACCCATTCCATTTGCTCCAAGAGGGATAGACAGACTGGAACCAAAACATATCCGGTTGAaatttcctgaaaagagaaaggcAGAAAATGATGACCTGATAGATGGTGCCCCATCAAAAAAGCTAAAGCAGACTATAGAAGTTCAGCTTTCAGAACCTTCATGGACTGCTCTTGCTGGTGAGCTTCTGCAGCTGTTAAATTCGTTTGTTTCAGCTAGTCCTGATCAGGAAAGAGGGCAATATAAATCTGGGGATGTTAGCTTAAGCATACGGTTGCCTCACACTTCTGGAAGTGGCATGGAGACCCTGGAAAGCAAAGGATCTATGTTGACCACATCCAGTGAAGATATGCCGTTTGCTAAttgcaattttgagaaaaattctcACACTAAGGAAAAGGAAGCAAATGTGTCTGAGGAACAACCTCAAGAAAGGCGAAGTAGTCGCATTGAGAGGCTTAGGAGTCGTAAACCAGGGAAAGAGGATTCAGATTTTGGCACCACAAGGGATCTAGCTAAAGTCATAGTGCAATTTCTAAGACCTTTTATTGCAGGTGGAGGAGGTAGCGATGACTATACGACTGATGCTAGTACATCATCTGATTGTGCTGAAATTGTGACCCGTTCACAGGATTCAGAGAGTACAGATGTGATCAGATTTGTGGAGAAAACTTCAGAAAATTATGGTGCTTACCAC TTGACTAGGCAATGGGGGAAGGAAAGAACTCCAGAATGCAGTCTTTTTCTCGCAGAGCTATATTATGACTTTGGGCTACGGTCTCCAGACTCATCAACATCTGAATACATGTCAGAGGCATCATATCATATTTGTAAAGTTATTGAATGTGTAGCACTGGAGTGTCCCCTTCAAAGTCTTGCTGTGGCTTCACATGATAATCTCTCTTCAAGGAAGAGCTTGTCGGACCCTTGTAAAATTGCAGTTGACAACAGTCATCCGTTGAGCAATGACTTTCCTTTCTGGGTACGTTTTTTCTGGTTAAGTGGACGCCTTTCGATGGTGGATGGCAACAAAGCAAAAGCTCAAGCAGAGTTTTCTACTTCTCTGTCGCTGTTGGTCAATAAGGAGAACAAGAATGAGTCTACTAGTTCTATTTGCTTGCCCCACTGCAAGGTCATTCACAAGCTTACTGTTGATAGGATTCTCAGTGAAATTAATCTATTAGAGGTTGACTTCTTGATGAAGAAGACTGTACACGAAATGATTGGGAAAAATATGTATTCAGAGTGTGTAGATATGCTTGTTCCCCTTTTATTCTCTGCTAAAGATGTCCATCTTGATGTGGGGAATGTTTCCGGGCTAGATGAAGGATTTACCAATGTTGAGCTATCTGCAATAGATGCTTTGATCAAGGCATGTGAACAAGCTATGTCAATGGATATTGAGGTTTATTTGAAGTGTCACAGAAGGAAACTACAAATACTGATATCTGCCGCTGGTCTAGGAGACTATCCTCCTTCAATTAAAAGTCATGGCTTGAATGTCTTCTCTTCCTCTGAAACAGAAGCAAAGGACAGCGCATGCATCTACTGGAACCACGTTGTTGCTGAAGAAGTCAAGGCAATTTCTGGATGTACCTCACGGATAAAGAGCATGATTCCATGCGATCATTTG AATGGTGTTATAGGTCCAATGAAAGTTATCAAGGATATCCAGTCTATCTTGCTAGTACTTATGTGCAATGTTGCAAATAAGTACCTTTGTAAGAAATCATCTGGACTTGGGATTTCAGACGAAAATTTGCAGGGACAGATATGCTACTTTGTAGATGCAGCTATTGCATTCTGTAAACTCCAGCACCTTAGCCCTACTGTTCCTATCAAAACTCAG ACAGAGTTGATTGTTGCTGTGCATGACATGCTTGCTGAGTTTGAACTCTGCTGTGCCCATGGAAATGATGACGAGGAGGGGGGGACATTTTTGAAGTTTGCCATAAAGCACCTGTTAGCCTTGGATATGAAGCTTAAATCTAATTGTCAAAACCAAAGCAAGGCTGAGAATCAAGTCCAAAGTTCTGGTCAGATATCCCCTGTTTTTCAGATTGATGGTTCTGTTAATGAAGCAAAGATTATTGAACAGGCTACAGATGTGGATCATACAGATGAAATCAGTACACCAGAGAAGGATGCTACTGAAGGGAACTATTCAGAAAGCTTTTGCACTCAGGAACGTCTAAAGAAAGAGGAGACAGGAGTAGAATGTGATAGAAACGTGGGTGCTAGGCCAAATAGCGTGTTCCTTgagagacaaaaagaaaaagaagacacTCAATCTATAGAAAGTGGAAAAGAAATGACAGAGGATGAAAGAGAAGAATTAGAACTGGGAATTGATAATGCTTTGGATCAGTGCTTTTACTGTTTGTATGGTTTGAATCTTAGATCTGACTCATCTTATGAAGATGATTTAGCCATACACAAAAACACTAGCCGGGGAGACTATCAGACAAAGGAACAGTGTGCTGATGTTTTCCAATACATACTGCCTTATGCCAAAGCTTCATCA CGAACCGGTCTTATTAAAATTCGGAGAGTACTAAGAGCTATACGGAAGCACTTTCCGCAGCCTCCTGATCATGTTTTGGTGGGAAATGCAATAGATAAAATCTTAGATGATCCTGACTTATGTGAAGATAAACTGTCAGAAGAAGCTGGATGTGATGGCTTTCTGGATTCAGTTATCAAGACAGTATTTTCTGATCCTGGAAGCCTCAAACAACAGCAAGCATCGTTGGTTGTTAG CTCTGGACCTTACCATGATGTGTACAGCAACTTGTATTACTTTCTAGCTTTGTCTGAAGAAATGAGTGCAACAGATAAATGGGCAGGTTTTGTATTAACCAAGGAAGGGGAAGAGTTTGTTGAGCAAAATGCAAAACTCTTTAAGTATGATTTACTGTACAATCCCCTACGCTTTGAGAGTTGGCAGCGGCTAGCAAATATATATGATGAG GAGGTGGACTTACTATTAAATGATGGAAGTAAGCAAATAAATGTTTTAGGATGGAGGAAGAATCCTACTTTACCTCAGAGGGTTGAAAAAAGTAGGAGGAGGAGCAGGCGATGCTTATTGATGACTTTGGCTCTTGCAAAAACAGCAATTCAACAG GGTGAGATACATGAATTGTTAGCACTAGTGTACTACGATGGTGTTCAGAATGTTGTACCATTTTATGACCAGAGATCTATGATACCCTCGAAGGATGCAGTTTGGATGATGTTCTGTCAGAACTCAATGAGACATTTCAAGAAGGCCTTTGAGCataa GGAAGATTGGTCTCATGCATTTTATCTGGGAAAAATATGTGAGAAGCTTGGCTGTTCACACGACACGTCTTTGTCATATTATGCTAAGGCTATTGCCTTGAATCCATCAGCTGTGGATCCATTCTACAGGATGCATGCTTCACGCCTGAAGCTACTCTGCACATGTGGGAAACAAGATCAAGAAGCTATGAAG GTTGTTGCAGCATATTCTTTTATGGAGTCAACAAAGCAAACCATAATGAGTACTCTTGACATAgttggtggtgaaattttggaaccaTCAATGCATAGCGAGAAAAGAAACTTAGATGACAACTGTGCCGGTAATATGGTGGAAGTTGCCAAGTTGGAAGAGGTGTGGCATATGCTTTACAATGATTGCCTTTCTGCACTTGAAATCTGTGTTGAAGGAGAACTCAAGCATTTTCACAAGGCCAGATATATGCTCGCTCAAGGGCTGTATAGAAGGGGGGGCAGTGGGGATCTGGATAAGGCAAGGGAGGAGATTTCCTTCTGCTTTAAGTCATCTCGTTCTTCATTTACGATAAACATGTGGGAGATTGACAGTATGGTAAAGAAAGGAAG GCGCAAAACACCAAGTGTTTCTGTAAATAGGAAACCTCTGGAAGTTAACCTAGCAGAAAGTTCTAGAAAGTTTATCACTTGCATCAGGAAGTACATATTGTTCTATCTGAAATTATTGGAGGAGACGGGAGATGTCTCTACGTTGGATCGGGCTCATGTTTCTCTTCGCTCAGATAAGAGG TTCTCTCCATGCCTTGAGGATATTGTTCCGGTTGCCATCGGGAGGTACATCAAGACCTTAATTTTGTCCATCCAGCAATCTCTCTCGTGCTCTGATCCTACTCGTGGTGCTATTGAACATCTTCTGGAGAAATTATTTTCTCTGTTTTTAGACCAGGTCAACTTATGGTCAGACATATGCAACTTGCCTGAGATTAAGACCCCAGAATTGACGGAGAGCTATTTATATGG ATATCTGTATCAATACATCCAATGCTTAGAGAGAAGTGTCAAGGTAGAAGCACTTGAAGGAATAAATGAGAAAATTAGGAAGCGTTTGAAGAACCCAAAGTTGTCTAATAGCAACTGTGCTAAAGTTTATAAGATCGTTTCTGTTGCTTGGTGTCGGTCTCTTGTTATTAGCATGGCTTTAATAACACCATTGCACTCAAGAATTCCAAGCGAGATCCATGTTCCAGGTTCATTAGGTAGTGGACTAGAAAATATACAGTTGCTCTGTGTAGATTTGCAATCAGATGAATTGTGGAGTTCATCGTCTGATGACCTAGAGCATCTGAAGTGTCTTGAAACCAAATGGAATCCTTCGTTGTCTAAGATCAAGAATGTGATAGTTAAGAGGGTATCAGATGAAGACTTGGAGACTGCTGCTATTTTGCTCAGATCTTCCTATAACTTTTACAAGGATACCTCTTGTGCATTGCTCCCATCTGGCATAAATCTTTATACGGTGCCATCTCAGTTAGCAACGGAGACATATGTCCAGCCAGGTATAGATGGCGTGGACATACTTGACATGAACACTTCAAGGAAGCTTCTTTTGTGGGCCTACACACTTTTGCATGGATATTGTCCAAACCTTTCAGTCGTCATTAAGTACTGTGAAGAAAATGTTAAG GTGAAGATGAAAAAGGGGACTGGAACTCCATTGACGCCTTCAAATACAAATGTTCCCTCGGGCTCAGCATCTAATACAG GGGGTGGCAAAGATGGAACTGGTAAAAGCAATGAAGTCGATACTTCCTCTATCTCTTCTGCTACTGCTGCTTCCTTGCCTGAAATAGATACAACAACTAAAATGGCATCTTCTCCATTACCTGAAAAGCTGGAGCCGAGCAATGTTGCATCTGCTTCTTTGCAGGGAACGGAGGCATGTAATTTGGCATCCGTATCTCCGACTGAAACAAAGATTATCTGCAGTGTATCATCTACATCTATGCCTGATAGTGGGAGCACAAATTTGCCAAATGTTGTATCATCCAATGAGAATCAAGGGTTTCTATCAGCTACTTCTGATCTTCTCGATTGTAACGTTGTTCCCACAGAAATGAGCCGTGTGGATATAGAAGGTGCCTCAGATCTGACTTCTGAGCAATGA